From Macrobrachium nipponense isolate FS-2020 chromosome 48, ASM1510439v2, whole genome shotgun sequence, a single genomic window includes:
- the LOC135205018 gene encoding uncharacterized protein LOC135205018: MSHRLPKAESAVAPPDTNTDSPSNVPGASGVIQTAASLATSREADASTGDDVEDLIQPAAATIFSDAPPGPLPEDEVSREDENLLKYFIMLRPKGPTATTLAKVCTALYSGEGQSVKDYCSHVLGFSNTQYRKIFTLHERNTLEAGTDWQTFDITFLYKLLQWVCGLAPTSDKKWTEPTATGVNEELEHMLYRIKCERNFLAHEAVTLSDEELQERSSKLKTLLENILCKVSQRKNIDLSQDVKTARVKLDEILNSTSKYSLKSYQKELEDLRQDIVNKLVVNSQAELFPHYLDLWSSALVQWFQVPTAEGNNDLRESEIFTNVTIKDMNNSVMSVEDILSHRIENSTPPRVMIIEGIAGIGKSHVCKYILHKWASVKGEDINLPDVEIIIFIQCHTVNSKSLREYLTEELLPNTCSTIRQEDVIPALQKCCVLFVVDGLDEAGSNVRAIVRELTTKFPKNRKIITCRPEFTEDAKTLMSSNSKDTCIFFAKGFDSNQRREYLGKLLATVKVNISDYESTLNRLYERIQELEHHLYALLCMPLTMMMLVSLWLDDDVSLSQTTTVTRIHQEITEMKIKQLAQRTQRRLGESRHISLVERTCQKWLKALSKAAWETLRHNTQVLDEKRADELVQEAESNNIDPMDALSCFMKCITLQKKFRTQYAWEFFHKSFQEYLTAVYVSQNQDILGMPRHDILHINYTQPQKPIRSAALPTAVEENALSWQRKKKAKQRGAFCMEALLSCVTNCCRYKYHHRAPYAEEYYSYSLKKRGFSKDGSFVNEGRVEWPSPCAEGHHQDFIQEGKEGGAGHDDESPYSFEIDAEKVDKQNTLQFLAAMETSKDDINLEYLRKIVREYRQATSTTAWVQWATFLRECHEHPAVCKLLREVFEWNVIEFFSPNSYDTEVFEAVDFLLRKTKFSPHKCKLWFNREESLPDGLGQMLSTMMEVSPTTPVSIMCNFALSADMEQCLGQLVKTDTITLTFNGKLQDKNTSDLISLLKCSQEKDADIQLSVMIESTEDLRNFAHCCTASPIPRSAKLDLWVYCASAEMLGPLSEVFKAYGWQKPLSVGFQDAEMSELTKDIQELLRGALHKSSVKLTKMELMVEAYAENRLKDYEEMACGIADDTPCGVVFEGAADGDDIILVLDGIPQG; this comes from the exons ATGTCTCATCGTCTCCCAAAGGCAGAAAGTGCTGTGGCACCTCCAGACACAAACACAGATTCTCCTAGCAATGTTCCAGGGGCATCTGGGGTTATCCAGACAGCGGCAAGTCTCGCAACATCTCGGGAGGCAGATGCGAGTACTGGTGATGATGTCGAAGATCTCATCCAACCCGCTGCAGCCACAATATTCAGCGACGCACCACCTGGACCCTTGCCGGAGGATGAAGTCTCCAGGGAAGATGAGAACTTGCTCAAGTATTTCATCATGCTTCGACCTAAAGGACCCACAGCTACCACCTTGGCCAAA GTTTGCACTGCACTATACAGTGGAGAAGGGCAAAGTGTCAAAGATTACTGCAGTCATGTTCTAGGTTTCTCCAACACACAATACAGAAAAATCTTTACTCTACATGAGAGAAATACCTTGGAGGCAGGAACCGACTGGCAAACCTTCGACATTACATTTCTGTACAAGCTGCTCCAGTGGGTTTGTGGTCTTGCACCTACTTCTGATAAGAAGTGGACGGAACCAACAGCAACCGGAGTTAATGAGGAGCTTGAGCACATGTTGTACCGCATAAAGTGCGAGAGAAACTTCCTGGCGCACGAAGCCGTCACGTTGAGCGACGAAGAACTTCAAGAGCGCTCATCGAAGCTGAAGACACTGCTGGAGAATATACTGTGCAAGGTCAGCCAACGGAAAAACATTGACCTCTCGCAGGATGTGAAAACCGCCAGAGTCAAATTAGACGAGATTCTCAACTCGACTTCGAAATACTCTCTAAAGTCTTATCAGAAGGAACTGGAAGACCTGCGCCAGGATATCGTGAACAAGCTGGTAGTCAACTCTCAGGCCGAGTTGTTTCCCCACTATCTCGATTTGTGGTCATCAGCTCTAGTGCAGTGGTTTCAGGTTCCAACAGCAGAGGGAAACAACGACCTTCGAGAGTCAGAAATCTTTACAAACGTAACCATCAAAGACATGAATAACTCTGTTATGTCAGTGGAGGACATCCTCTCTCATCGCATCGAGAACAGCACTCCTCCGCGGGTCATGATCATCGAAGGGATCGCAGGCattgggaaaagtcatgtctgTAAATACATTCTTCATAAATGGGCCTCTGTTAAGGGAGAAGACATAAATTTGCCAGATGTTGAGATCATAATATTCATACAGTGCCACACAGTCAACTCAAAATCTCTGCGAGAATACCTGACAGAGGAGTTGCTGCCAAACACATGCAGTACTATCCGGCAGGAAGATGTGATACCGGCCCTTCAGAAGTGTTGCGTTCTCTTCGTCGTCGATGGTCTCGATGAGGCAGGCTCAAATGTGAGGGCTATTGTCAGAGAACTGACCACTAAATTTCCTAAGAACAGGAAAATTATAACCTGCAGACCGGAATTTACTGAGGATGCCAAGACCCTAATGTCATCCAACAGCAAGGATACTTGTATTTTCTTTGCAAAAGGTTTTGACAGTAATCAGCGCAGGGAGTACCTTGGTAAACTTCTGGCAACAGTCAAGGTGAACATAAGTGACTATGAAAGCACTCTCAATAGGCTGTATGAGAGAATCCAAGAGCTAGAGCACCATCTGTATGCTTTACTGTGCATGCCACTGACAATGATGATGCTGGTGTCGCTGTGGCTTGACGACGACGTGTCTTTGTCTCAGACGACAACGGTGACACGCATTCACCAGGAAATCACAGAGATGAAAATCAAGCAGCTTGCCCAGAGGACTCAGCGGAGGCTTGGAGAGTCGCGACACATCAGCCTGGTTGAACGCACGTGTCAGAAGTGGCTCAAGGCCCTCAGTAAAGCGGCTTGGGAGACACTCCGGCACAACACACAGGTGCTGGATGAAAAGCGGGCAGACGAACTCGTGCAAGAAGCAGAAAGCAACAATATAGACCCAATGGATGCTCTGTCCTGTTTCATGAAGTGTATCACATTACAAAAAAAGTTCAGGACACAGTATGCATGGGAATTTTTCCACAAAAGTTTCCAGGAATACCTCACTGCTGTGTACGTGAGTCAAAATCAAGACATACTAGGAATGCCTAGGCATGATATTTTACACATAAATTATACACAACCTCAAAAACCAATAAGGTCAGCTGCACTACCCACAGCAGTGGAAGAAAATGCACTTTCCTGGCAACGTAAGAAGAAGGCTAAACAAAGAGGTGCTTTTTGTATGGAAGCACTTCTCAGCTGTGTAACAAACTGCTGCAGGTATAAATATCATCACAGGGCACCATATGCAGAGGAGTATTATAGTTATAGTTTAAAGAAAAGAGGATTTTCAAAGGATGGCTCTTTTGTTAATGAAGGGAGGGTGGAATGGCCAAGTCCCTGTGCTGAAGGCCACCATCAAGACTTCATACAAGAAGGCAAAGAAGGAGGAGCAGGTCATGATGATGAATCTCCATATAGCTTTGAGATTGACGCTGAAAAAGTCGATAAGCAAAACACATTACAGTTTTTGGCTGCAATGGAAACCTCAAAAGACGACATCAATCTTGAGTACTTGAGGAAAATCGTCAGAGAGTATCGACAAGCGACATCTACCACAGCATGGGTTCAATGGGCTACATTTCTCAGAGAATGCCACGAGCATCCAGCTGTCTGTAAGCTTCTTCGAGAAGTCTTTGAATGGAATGTGATAGAGTTTTTCTCGCCAAATTCTTACGACACTGAGGTTTTTGAAGCGGTAGACTTCTTGCTAAGGAAAACAAAGTTCAGTCCACACAAATGTAAACTATGGTTTAATCGTGAAGAGTCACTGCCAGATGGTTTAGGCCAAATGCTGTCCACGATGATGGAAGTCTCACCAACAACTCCTGTTAGTATAATGTGTAATTTTGCTCTCTCTGCAGATATGGAGCAATGTTTAGGTCAGCTCGTAAAGACGGACACAATAACCCTAACATTTAATGGAAAGTTGCAAGACAAAAACACAAGTGACTTAATTAGCCTCTTAAAATGCTCCCAAGAGAAAGACGCAGATATCCAACTGAGTGTAATGATAGAAAGCACTGAAGATCTCAGAAACTTTGCACACTGTTGCACGGCATCACCTATCCCTAGGAGTGCAAAACTTGACTTGTGGGTCTACTGCGCCTCTGCAGAAATGCTGGGCCCTCTCAGCGAGGTGTTCAAAGCCTACGGGTGGCAAAAACCGCTGTCTGTCGGCTTTCAGGACGCTGAGATGAGCGAACTGACTAAGGACATACAGGAGTTATTGAGGGGTGCTCTGCACAAGAGTTCTGTCAAGCTGACCAAAATGGAACTCATGGTTGAAGCTTACGCCGAGAATCGACTGAAAGATTATGAGGAAATGGCATGTGGCATAGCAGACGACACTCCGTGTGGTGTCGTGTTTGAAGGTGCGGCTGATGGTGATGACATCATCTTAGTTTTGGATGGTATCCCACAGGGCTGA